ATCTCGTTTCCACAGTTGGGGCAAAGGAATATAGAGAAGCCTTCATCGATCAGTCCGACCCCACAGGATGTGCACGTCTCTTTATAAACCATAAACTCGGATGTCAAACCTGTATATAGTTATTATTTTCCATTCCTCTCGAACAATTCTCTAAGGCTTTGTTCAGCCTAAGTTTTCGTTAATAAATGCGTATGCTCACAGCGGAAGGATATAAAAAAGTAAATATGATATAACGATCAATAAGGCATGGCAGTGGAGAGACTATTCGGTACTAATGGTATCAGAGGAATACCAAATGACGATATGTCGCCAGATTTCGCAATGAGTGTCGGAAAGGCTATAGGTACTTACGTTTCAGGAGAGATCGCCTTTGGAACAGATACAAGGCTAACTGGCGATATGATAAAAAATGCTGTAATTGCAGGCATTCTTTCTACCGGTATTAGTGTAATAGACCTGGGAGTATTGCCAACTCCAGCAATCCAATACTACTCCAAGAAGCACGGCATATACGCTGTCGTAATAACAGCCTCACACAATCCGCCACAATACAACGGCATAAAGGTTATAGATAAAGACGGCACCGAGCTAGAGCGTCCTGGAGAGGAAAAGATAGAGGAGATATTCTACTCCAAAGCCTTCAGAGTTGTCAAGTGGGAAAACATAGGAAGAATACGTCAAGTAAGTGATGCAATAGACATATATATAAACGGGGTAATATCCAATGTAGATTCTGATAATATAAAATCACATGCATTTAAAGTACTTGCTGATGCAGGAAATGGTGCGGCATACTATTCAACTCCTAAATTGCTTGAAAAACTTGGATGCTCAATCACTACGTTAAATGCAAATCCGGATGGAAGATTTACTGCTAGAAACGCTGAACCTGTACCTGAAAACCTTGTCAACCTTATATCACTGATGAAATCTGGCAGGTTCGATCTCGGCATAGCACATGACGGGGATGCGGATAGGGCAGTTTTTATAGATGAGAAGGGAAACTTCATTGACGGTGATAGGATGCTTGCTTTAATAACTAAGTACATAGCAAAGGCAGGGGATGTAGTAGTAACGCCGGTAAGTTCTTCCGACACAATTGCTGATATCTGCAATGCTATAGGCGCTAAACTCATAAGGACAAAGGTAGGGGCGCCTATTGTTGCTAGGGCAATGATAGACAACGGTGCTACTATAGGCGGCGAGGAAAACGGCGGTGTAATATATGGAAAGCACCAGTACTGCAGGGACGGGGCAATGACTGTTTCGCTTGTACTTAATTTGATGGCCTCCACTAACAAAAAATTATCGGAACTTATCTCAGAGCTTCCTGTATATTATTTGATAAAAAAGAAGGTAGAGCGGCGTGTAGATTGGCCGTCTCTTGCAAGGGAATTGAAGAAGGGGGAACGGGTCGATGAGACCGATGGTATAAAGATATTGAAGGATGACGGATGGATACTTATACGGCCATCCGGCACTGAAAAAATTTTAAGAATATATGCTCATTCTTCAGATTTCGAACTGGCTAACAAATACTGCGAACAATACATAAGAAAAGTTAACGACATTCAGGATAAGTTATCGTAATTCTTTAAATATAATATAAAATCTTTGGACAACAGTAGCCGATCCTAGGATTCCAAATATTAAGAGCATCAAGTTAGTTGGAGTAAGGGTAAGGAAAGGAAACCTAACTATGATTCCGATGGGGATCTGCAATGCTATGAAGATAACCATCAACACTAGCCTATCCGCTCTTCCCATTATGCCTGCGTACAGCCTGTTCAGGCCAAGTGCTTGTGCCTGAGTCCCCATATAGCTTGTAAGTATCACGCCGATTAAAGCAAATATCCCTAGGTCAACGTTTGCATAACGGCTGAAGGTGAATCCAAGAAGAATAAACACGTCTGAAAATCTGTCGAAACTGTGATCTATGAAATCACCTCTCTTCGATGATTTTCCTTGTATCCTAGCTAATTTGCCGTCAACAGCATCAAACAGCGCAGATATAATAAGAAATAATAAGCTTAAGTAAAGATAATTGAGATAAAAAAAGATGCCTGTCAGACCTGCAGATATAAGGGAGATAATAGATATTGTATTCGGACTTAAAAAGCCTAAAGCCTGGGCAATTGGTGTCAAGATACTGTCGACCTTTGCCCTGTATGAATCCAGCATAGTACTTTAAATTCTCCTCTTATTTATTATTTCTTGATCTCTCAATTATAGAGATGATCCGCTTTGCTGTTTCATCAATGTTTCCGTTATATAAGGTAAAGATACGGTTTGCTGGCAATCTTTCAAGGCTTTCGTAATAAAAAATAGACGACATCTGAGTCTCTATATTTTCTTGGATCTTTTCTTCACTATAACCCCTTGCTCTCATTCGATCGATAAGATCATTTAGATCCGCTTCAAGAATGAAGACAGTACTACATCCTAACAAATGCGAATAATGTGAACATATTATCCCGTCAAATCTATCTTCTGCCAGCTTCTCTTCTAGACATTCTACATCGACTTCTTCATCGAATAGGCATCCATATTCCTTGGCGAGTTCGTTACCTTCCTTGCAGTTGTAGCCGTATTCTCTTAACTTAGAGCACACTGTGGATTTGCCTGCACCAGGAGGGCCGGTTATACATGCAATTTTGCCCATAACGATAGATCATCTTTATACCGTTTAAAAAATTAGCCTTATACAGCTAATTTCCTATTTTCTAGTTTCCCGTACAAGTAAACGTATAGAATCATGGAGGTAAAGAATGAAACGAAGTAGCTTATATCGACGCCTCCAAGGATCGAAGCTATAGGCATATTGAATAGGCCAGCTGGGGACATGAATGGGATAGAAATCAATATAGATATGAGATATGAAAGAACGCCAGC
This genomic stretch from Thermoplasma volcanium GSS1 harbors:
- a CDS encoding CDP-alcohol phosphatidyltransferase family protein, coding for MLDSYRAKVDSILTPIAQALGFLSPNTISIISLISAGLTGIFFYLNYLYLSLLFLIISALFDAVDGKLARIQGKSSKRGDFIDHSFDRFSDVFILLGFTFSRYANVDLGIFALIGVILTSYMGTQAQALGLNRLYAGIMGRADRLVLMVIFIALQIPIGIIVRFPFLTLTPTNLMLLIFGILGSATVVQRFYIIFKELR
- the glmM gene encoding phosphoglucosamine mutase — protein: MAVERLFGTNGIRGIPNDDMSPDFAMSVGKAIGTYVSGEIAFGTDTRLTGDMIKNAVIAGILSTGISVIDLGVLPTPAIQYYSKKHGIYAVVITASHNPPQYNGIKVIDKDGTELERPGEEKIEEIFYSKAFRVVKWENIGRIRQVSDAIDIYINGVISNVDSDNIKSHAFKVLADAGNGAAYYSTPKLLEKLGCSITTLNANPDGRFTARNAEPVPENLVNLISLMKSGRFDLGIAHDGDADRAVFIDEKGNFIDGDRMLALITKYIAKAGDVVVTPVSSSDTIADICNAIGAKLIRTKVGAPIVARAMIDNGATIGGEENGGVIYGKHQYCRDGAMTVSLVLNLMASTNKKLSELISELPVYYLIKKKVERRVDWPSLARELKKGERVDETDGIKILKDDGWILIRPSGTEKILRIYAHSSDFELANKYCEQYIRKVNDIQDKLS
- a CDS encoding AAA family ATPase yields the protein MGKIACITGPPGAGKSTVCSKLREYGYNCKEGNELAKEYGCLFDEEVDVECLEEKLAEDRFDGIICSHYSHLLGCSTVFILEADLNDLIDRMRARGYSEEKIQENIETQMSSIFYYESLERLPANRIFTLYNGNIDETAKRIISIIERSRNNK
- a CDS encoding zinc finger domain-containing protein, translating into MVYKETCTSCGVGLIDEGFSIFLCPNCGNEIIGRCKTCREHSTPYVCSKCGFEGP